From a region of the Lactuca sativa cultivar Salinas chromosome 4, Lsat_Salinas_v11, whole genome shotgun sequence genome:
- the LOC111908388 gene encoding telomere repeat-binding factor 5, protein MAKERQKWTLEEEEALYYGVRKHGQGKWKVILTDPQFASALANRSNIDLKDKWRNVSVNRDKVRTPMLEGVTTTTTNNPPLNPPEVRTPLLEGVTTTTTTTNQPLNPLKVRTPLLEGVTTTTNNNPPLNPLKVRTPLLEGVTNNNNNNPPLNPLKVRTPLLEGVTTTTTNQPLNPLKIRTPLLEGVTTTTTTNQPLNPPKVRTPLLEGVTTTTTTNQPLNPLKVRTPLLEGVTTTITTNPPMNYPKPLSVVHLVDYGGMSVPSSSTMHETTPQIYEKLILEALSSIGDPNGSDTNAILSFIEKNFPVPENFERSVTSMLRRLVLTGKLEMVDNNFKYKGASYGAKTFKRDDSKNDKVDDEKQEAPDAPDSPIATETLEDAAFYAARLVSRAENVEQQAIEAVQKSDRIEKMVEESMAMLQLAEDLHEMCLKDGFVLLAL, encoded by the exons ATGGCGAAAGAAAGGCAGAAGTGGACCCTGGAGGAAGAAGAAGCGTTGTATTATGGAGTTAGAAAACATGGGCAAGGGAAATGGAAAGTTATTCTTACAGATCCCCAATTTGCTTCTGCTTTGGCAAATCGATCAAACATAGATCTGAAG GATAAATGGCGCAACGTTAGTGTTAACAGAGACAAAGTTAGAACTCCAATGTTAGAAGGagttactactactactactaataATCCACCCTTGAATCCTCCCGAAGTTAGAACTCCTTTGTTAGAAGGagttactactactactactactactaatcAACCCTTGAATCCTCTCAAAGTTAGAACTCCTTTGTTAGAAGGAGTTACAACTACTACTAATAATAATCCACCCTTGAATCCTCTCAAAGTTAGAACTCCTTTGTTAGAAGGagttactaataataataataataacccaCCTTTGAATCCTCTCAAAGTTAGAACTCCTTTGTTAGAAGGagttactactactactactaatcAACCCTTGAATCCTCTCAAAATTAGAACTCCTTTGTTAGAAGGagttactactactactactactaatcAACCCTTGAATCCTCCGAAAGTTAGAACTCCTTTGTTAGAAGGagttactactactactactactaatcAACCCTTGAATCCTCTGAAAGTTAGAACTCCTTTGTTAGAAGGAGTTACAACTACTATTACTACTAATCCACCCATGAATTATCCCAAACCTTTATCTGTTGTTCATCTAGTTGACTATGGTGGCATGTCTGTGCCTTCCAGCAGCACCATGCATGAAACAACACCCCAAAT TTATGAAAAGTTGATTCTCGAGGCTCTGTCATCCATTGGAGATCCGAATGGGTCTGACACCAATGCAATTCTTAGCTTCATTGAG AAAAATTTTCCAGTGCCTGAAAATTTCGAAAGATCAGTGACTTCAATGCTCAGAAGGCTTGTATTGACAGGAAAACTTGAGATG GTGGATAACAACTTCAAGTATAAGGGTGCATCTTATGGTGCTAAAACATTCAAAAGAGATGATAGTAAGAACGATAAAGTTGATGATGAGAAACAAGAGGCACCAGATGCTCCTGATTCACCTATTGCTACTGAGACATTAGAAGATGCTGCATTTTATGCTGCACGTCTTGTTTCTCGTGCTGAAAACGTGGAGCAACAGGCAATTGAAGCGGTTCAAAAGTCAGATAGGATTGAAAAGATGGTTGAAGAAAGCATGGCAATGCTACAGCTGGCTGAAGATCTTCATGAAATGT GCTTGAAAGATGGATTTGTTCTGCTGGCTCTTTGA